The nucleotide sequence TATTGTTTTTTATCTTTTGTATTTTGCTTTTTCCTTTATTAAGTCCATTTATTGCACAACTAACAGGCATGGAAATCTATAGCCGTGAACTGGTATCCCGTGCCACTGGGGATATGTCACGTATGGCGATCTGGAAACAGATGCTGCATGCGATTACCGCAGAACCATGGTGGGGATATGGCTGGTATCAGACCAGTGTGGCGTTTGTTTCTATTACAGATACGGTGCAAGGGCCAGTCTGGATCCGTAGTGCCCATAACTTCATTATCGATTTCCTGCTTTGGAATGGTGCCGTGATTGGTGTACCTTTTCTGGCTTATTTCGGCTATCTGGGCTACCAGCTGCAACGCTGGGTGAAAACACCAGAATCCGTGATTGGCATGTTGATGATCGGCGCATTTGTGACGCATATGATGTTTGAGTTTCCGCAGCACTATGCTTATTTCTTGTTACCAGTCGGTTTTATTATGGGCACAGTGCTGGCCCAGCGAACAGATATATACAAAACTTTTACCATGCCAACCTGGTTCATAAAAGTTATTTTTGCGGTTGGGGTTGTTCTGTTGGCGGTTATTTACCGTGATTACGATACCGTAGTACCAAAACTGGGACAGAGCATCCGTTATGAACATGAACCAGAAAAAATTACCAATCAGAAACCGATTTATTTGTTGACTGAATTTAATCACCGGATTAACTGGATTCGTTTAAACCCTTATTCCAAAGCGAGTAAAGAACAGATTCATCAGTATGAAAAGCTGGTGGCGAGCTATCCGACCAAGTACAACTTCATCAAGTACATTCGTTTGCTGGCTTTTAACGGCTATATAGAAGAAGCACATCATCAGCTGTGGCGTTTGAATACCATTCAGAAGACTGAATTAAGTTATGCAGATGTCATGAAAGATAGGCCAAAATAATTTTCGTACCATTCATTAACCCAATAAAAAAGCCATCATCATGATGGCTTTTTTATGTGTATCTGAATTAAAGCTGGCTTTGAATATAATTTTCGATACCAACAGTTTCAATCAGGTCAAGCTGAGTTGTGGTCCAGTCCAGATATTCTTCTTCTTTTTCCAGAATTTCTTGAACCAGATCGCGAGTCACATAATCCATCTGCTGTTCAGCCAGTGCGACGGCTTGCTGGATCACTTCAATGTTTTCTTTGACCTTGCGCACGTCACATTGCAGTACTTCCTGGGTATGCTGACCAATATACAGTTTGCCGAGGTGCTGCAGGTTTGGCAGACCTTCTAGAAACAGAATACGTTCAATCACTTTGTCCGCATGTTTCATCTGGCGGATCGATTCTTTATATTCTGCAGAACCAAGTTGCTCAATACTCCAGTCATTAAACATGCGTGAATGCAGGAAATACTGGTTAATCGCTGTAAGGTGGTGATACAACACCTGGTTTAGCTGATTAATTACATCACGATTGCCTTTCATCGTATCACTCCATATAGCCTGTGAACCCATTGATCACGATGGGCTTTGAATGAACTTATCTTAAATCAATCAAGTGGATCATGGCGAGTAATTTATTGAACTGCAAATGAAAATCGCACTCAAAAAGGTTCAGGTGAAATGGCAAGCAATAAAAACCCGCCAGAGTCAGGCGGGGGAGGAAGAATGATCGAAGATCATTGGTTTATCATTATGGTTATAGGAAATAAATTTGGAATAGCTTATGCTGCTACTGCCAGACGCGCGGCAATTTGTGCTACTTCATCACTAATGATCATACGTGCTTCTGGTGCACAG is from Acinetobacter sp. ANC 7912 and encodes:
- a CDS encoding Wzy polymerase domain-containing protein yields the protein MKFMLALIAAILISLAWLMPVHYRPWVTYTGELYAFFALLVLVTVFLKEKIKLPAIGLPLLVLACVPLIQLLAGQVFFFSVAMMGALYVLSFWLAIVLGYNLSIGQFDREGTFTNLSYVFLASGTITGLIALCQWSNLDAVLPGMMNISGTTRPFANFAQPNNMATFLLIALMSCLYLYEKKKIQTKWLIACAVPIVMGVALSQSRTAWVASTAILFYLAFYQYKGIIRLKWYYSTAWLLFFIFCILLFPLLSPFIAQLTGMEIYSRELVSRATGDMSRMAIWKQMLHAITAEPWWGYGWYQTSVAFVSITDTVQGPVWIRSAHNFIIDFLLWNGAVIGVPFLAYFGYLGYQLQRWVKTPESVIGMLMIGAFVTHMMFEFPQHYAYFLLPVGFIMGTVLAQRTDIYKTFTMPTWFIKVIFAVGVVLLAVIYRDYDTVVPKLGQSIRYEHEPEKITNQKPIYLLTEFNHRINWIRLNPYSKASKEQIHQYEKLVASYPTKYNFIKYIRLLAFNGYIEEAHHQLWRLNTIQKTELSYADVMKDRPK
- the bfr gene encoding bacterioferritin — encoded protein: MKGNRDVINQLNQVLYHHLTAINQYFLHSRMFNDWSIEQLGSAEYKESIRQMKHADKVIERILFLEGLPNLQHLGKLYIGQHTQEVLQCDVRKVKENIEVIQQAVALAEQQMDYVTRDLVQEILEKEEEYLDWTTTQLDLIETVGIENYIQSQL